The uncultured Desulfuromonas sp. genome has a segment encoding these proteins:
- a CDS encoding succinate dehydrogenase/fumarate reductase iron-sulfur subunit — MDLTLYVWRQNGPEDKGKLEQYEAKNVSPDSSFLEMLDEVNEELITNGIEPIEFDNDCREGICGTCGCVVNGIPHGPQEKTTACQLHMRQFSDGDSLTLEPWRAKAFPVIKDLAVDRTALDNIIQSGGYTSAYTGEVGEANQTLIPKPDADYAMDAAECIGCGACVAACPNGSAMLFTSAKIAQMAVLPQGEVEAAERVNNMTEAMLNAGFGNCTNHYECEAACPKGVSVKFIAKTNREYIKALGK; from the coding sequence ATGGATCTGACACTTTACGTATGGCGCCAAAATGGCCCGGAGGATAAGGGCAAGCTGGAGCAGTACGAGGCTAAAAATGTCAGCCCCGACAGCTCCTTTCTGGAAATGCTCGATGAGGTCAACGAAGAGTTGATCACCAACGGCATTGAGCCCATCGAGTTTGATAACGACTGCCGCGAAGGTATCTGCGGTACCTGTGGTTGTGTGGTGAATGGTATTCCCCACGGTCCTCAAGAGAAGACCACGGCATGCCAACTGCACATGCGTCAATTCAGCGATGGCGATAGCCTGACCCTGGAGCCGTGGCGCGCCAAGGCGTTCCCGGTGATCAAGGACTTGGCCGTTGACCGTACGGCTCTGGATAACATCATCCAGTCCGGTGGTTATACGTCTGCCTACACCGGTGAAGTCGGCGAGGCGAATCAAACGCTGATTCCCAAGCCGGATGCCGATTACGCTATGGACGCAGCCGAGTGCATCGGTTGTGGTGCCTGTGTTGCCGCCTGCCCCAACGGCAGTGCCATGCTGTTCACCAGCGCTAAAATTGCCCAGATGGCTGTTCTGCCTCAGGGTGAAGTTGAGGCGGCTGAGCGTGTTAACAACATGACGGAAGCCATGTTGAACGCCGGCTTCGGTAACTGCACCAACCACTACGAGTGTGAAGCGGCCTGCCCGAAAGGTGTCAGCGTCAAATTCAT